In Thalassophryne amazonica chromosome 4, fThaAma1.1, whole genome shotgun sequence, a genomic segment contains:
- the LOC117508989 gene encoding caspase-1-like, with protein MAKQETRVKDLETDLNMHSDKMTNLEGDVVNKGSVLVSDGSQPGHSLPDVENDIEEDALRRVHREKDFISLLSCTPDAVAYRSRENGSLLIQHVVSVFTEFAKQDDIDNLFRKVMQRFDDPAPSVFQMPTKDRTTLLRRFYLFPDI; from the exons ATGGCGAAACAAGAAACTCGCGTGAAGGATCTGGAAACAGACCTGAACATGCACTCAGATAAGATGACAAATCTGGAGGGAGATGTTG TCAACAAAGGATCGGTGTTGGTTAGCGATGGGTCACAGCCAGGCCACTCCCTGCCGGATGTAGAAAATGACATAGAGGAGGATGCTCTGCGACGTGTCCACAGAGAGAAAGACTTCATCTCTCTTCTTTCCTGCACTCCTG ATGCTGTTGCCTACAGAAGCAGGGAAAATGGATCTCTTCTCATCCAGCATGTTGTCAGTGTATTCACCGAGTTCGCCAAACAGGATGACATTGACAACCTTTTCAGAAAA GTGATGCAACGCTTTGATGATCCTGCTCCTAGTGTATTTCAGATGCCAACCAAAGACAGAACCACTCTGCTGAGACGCTTCTACCTGTTCCCTGACATCTGA